The Paenalcaligenes faecalis genome has a window encoding:
- a CDS encoding RlmE family RNA methyltransferase, translating to MGKKKTSKAWVHQHINDPYVKLAQQKGYRARAAFKLLEIIETEKLLHPGNVVVDLGAAPGSWSQVARERLMQNGQINGRIVALDMLPMEPIEGVEFILGDFREDAVLNQLKNLLDGQSVDLVISDMAPNLSGVAAADSARIEHVVELALDFANNHLKPNGALIVKAFHGSGYSQLVKSFKEHFHQVTPRKPKSSRDRSAETFLVGRQLKNASLR from the coding sequence ATGGGCAAGAAAAAAACCTCTAAAGCATGGGTGCATCAGCATATTAATGATCCCTATGTCAAATTAGCACAGCAAAAAGGCTACAGAGCCCGTGCTGCTTTTAAATTATTAGAAATCATAGAGACAGAAAAACTGTTGCATCCGGGCAACGTTGTGGTGGATTTAGGCGCTGCCCCAGGCAGTTGGTCACAAGTCGCACGCGAACGTCTAATGCAAAATGGGCAGATTAATGGCCGTATTGTTGCTTTAGATATGTTGCCTATGGAGCCTATAGAAGGCGTAGAGTTTATTTTAGGCGACTTTAGAGAAGACGCGGTACTTAATCAGTTAAAAAATTTACTCGATGGCCAATCTGTTGACCTTGTAATTTCAGATATGGCCCCCAATTTATCAGGAGTGGCTGCGGCCGATTCAGCCCGTATTGAACACGTGGTTGAATTAGCCTTGGATTTTGCAAATAATCACCTCAAACCCAATGGGGCATTAATTGTAAAAGCTTTCCATGGCAGCGGCTACTCACAATTAGTTAAATCCTTTAAAGAACACTTCCATCAGGTCACTCCGCGCAAGCCAAAATCGTCCCGCGATAGGTCAGCCGAAACCTTTTTGGTTGGGCGTCAATTAAAAAACGCATCGTTACGCTAA
- the glmM gene encoding phosphoglucosamine mutase: protein MSDRKYFGTDGIRGEVGGATINAEFALRLGYAAGVVLSKAHTSVNRPTVIIGKDTRISGYMLESALEAGLSAAGVDVLLAGPVPTPAVAYLTRTFRLTAGIVISASHNPYQDNGIKFFSSQGMKLPDELELQIEEAIDMPIRCVSSDKLGRARRLPDSAARYIEFCKSSFPNELDLAGLKLVVDAAHGAAYHIAPHVFKELGAEVHAIGCEPNGFNINDGVGAMYPEHLLKVVQERGADIGIALDGDADRLQMVGSDGRLYNGDELLYMIVRDRMLTQEVKGVVGTLMTNLGLENRLKELGVEFVRANVGDRYVLEQLLERGWLFGGESSGHLLSLDHHTTGDGIIAALQILTAMRHHGSLLRELVADLKMYPQKMVNVAWQQGRDWTQCAALVQVKEQLESELGSRGRVLIRPSGTEPKLRLMVEAEDQTLVDSGIERLLAVDLS, encoded by the coding sequence ATGAGTGATCGTAAGTATTTTGGAACAGATGGCATTCGTGGCGAGGTAGGCGGGGCAACCATTAATGCTGAGTTTGCTTTACGTTTAGGCTATGCTGCCGGTGTGGTGCTTTCCAAAGCACATACCTCTGTAAATCGTCCTACTGTAATTATCGGAAAAGACACACGCATTTCAGGGTATATGTTGGAGTCTGCCCTTGAGGCCGGTTTGTCGGCAGCAGGGGTAGATGTGTTATTGGCGGGCCCAGTACCTACGCCTGCCGTCGCTTATTTAACACGTACCTTTCGACTCACTGCCGGTATTGTGATTAGTGCCTCTCATAATCCTTATCAAGATAATGGGATTAAGTTTTTCTCCTCTCAAGGCATGAAATTACCGGATGAGCTAGAGCTTCAAATCGAAGAGGCCATTGATATGCCCATTCGTTGCGTTAGCTCAGACAAGTTAGGCCGAGCCCGTCGTTTGCCTGATTCTGCTGCACGTTATATTGAGTTTTGTAAAAGCTCATTCCCTAATGAGTTAGATTTAGCGGGCCTAAAACTGGTGGTTGATGCTGCTCATGGCGCGGCCTATCACATTGCTCCTCATGTGTTTAAAGAACTAGGTGCAGAGGTGCATGCGATTGGTTGTGAGCCTAACGGTTTTAATATTAATGATGGCGTGGGTGCCATGTACCCAGAGCATTTGCTCAAGGTCGTTCAAGAGCGTGGCGCAGACATTGGGATTGCCTTAGATGGCGATGCAGATCGTTTGCAAATGGTCGGAAGTGATGGTCGCCTATATAACGGTGATGAGCTACTTTATATGATTGTGCGTGACCGGATGCTAACCCAAGAGGTTAAAGGGGTAGTGGGTACGCTAATGACGAACTTAGGCTTGGAGAACCGCCTCAAAGAGCTAGGGGTTGAGTTTGTACGAGCAAATGTGGGCGATCGCTACGTGCTAGAGCAATTATTAGAACGAGGCTGGTTGTTTGGCGGTGAAAGTTCTGGCCATTTGTTGTCATTAGACCACCATACGACGGGCGATGGCATTATTGCCGCCTTACAGATTTTGACTGCTATGCGTCATCATGGTTCTTTGCTCAGAGAGTTAGTTGCAGATCTTAAAATGTACCCGCAGAAAATGGTGAACGTTGCGTGGCAGCAGGGCAGAGATTGGACGCAATGTGCCGCCCTAGTCCAAGTAAAAGAACAGCTCGAGTCTGAATTAGGTAGCCGAGGCCGAGTCTTAATTCGTCCATCAGGTACTGAGCCTAAACTGCGTCTTATGGTAGAGGCAGAGGACCAGACGCTAGTAGATAGTGGAATTGAACGTCTGCTTGCTGTGGATCTTTCTTAG
- the pstS gene encoding phosphate ABC transporter substrate-binding protein PstS codes for MLKRAFSKLTVGLAFSAMALSAQAVNVTGAGASFPYPIYAKWAAAYHKETGKQVNYQSIGSGGGQQQIIAKTVDFGASDDPMKGEALDKDNLLQFPAVIGGTVPVVNIDGIEPGQLKLSGAVLGDIYLGKITKWNDPAIQALNGDLKLPEKSIVVVHRSDGSGTTFGWTNYLSKVSPDWKEKVGEGKAVKWPTGQGGKGNEGVAAYVRQLKDSIGYVEYAYAKQNQLAWTQLQNKDGVFVQPSQETFAAAAANADWNSEPGMGVILTDEPGADSWPVTSATFILMHKQQDKPENAKSVLTFFNWAFDQGADMATELDYVPLPKEVTDQIKQVWTQEIKTKDGNAIWK; via the coding sequence ATGTTAAAACGTGCTTTTTCTAAACTAACAGTGGGTTTGGCCTTTAGTGCCATGGCTCTATCTGCTCAAGCGGTAAACGTAACAGGTGCTGGGGCTTCTTTTCCTTACCCCATTTACGCAAAATGGGCTGCTGCCTATCACAAAGAAACTGGCAAGCAAGTTAACTACCAGTCCATCGGATCTGGTGGTGGCCAGCAACAAATTATCGCTAAAACGGTAGATTTTGGTGCCTCTGATGACCCGATGAAAGGTGAAGCACTAGATAAAGATAATCTATTGCAGTTCCCTGCTGTAATTGGTGGAACTGTACCCGTCGTTAATATCGATGGTATCGAACCAGGTCAGCTAAAGCTATCTGGCGCGGTGCTTGGCGATATTTACCTAGGTAAGATCACAAAATGGAATGATCCAGCCATTCAAGCGCTTAACGGTGATTTGAAACTGCCAGAGAAATCCATTGTAGTGGTACATCGCTCTGATGGTTCTGGTACTACATTTGGCTGGACTAATTACCTCTCCAAAGTGTCTCCTGATTGGAAAGAGAAAGTTGGCGAAGGTAAAGCCGTTAAATGGCCTACAGGTCAAGGTGGTAAAGGTAACGAAGGCGTAGCCGCTTATGTGCGTCAGCTAAAAGACTCCATCGGTTATGTAGAGTATGCCTACGCGAAACAAAACCAATTAGCGTGGACTCAGTTGCAGAATAAAGACGGTGTATTTGTACAGCCTTCTCAAGAAACCTTTGCTGCAGCTGCTGCCAACGCAGACTGGAACAGTGAGCCAGGCATGGGTGTTATTCTAACTGATGAACCTGGTGCTGATTCCTGGCCTGTGACTTCGGCAACCTTTATCTTGATGCACAAACAGCAAGATAAGCCTGAGAATGCAAAATCAGTATTGACCTTCTTTAACTGGGCATTTGACCAAGGTGCGGACATGGCTACCGAGCTAGACTATGTGCCTTTGCCTAAAGAGGTAACAGACCAGATTAAACAGGTTTGGACTCAGGAAATCAAAACCAAGGATGGTAATGCTATCTGGAAATAA
- the ppk1 gene encoding polyphosphate kinase 1 yields the protein MTTLEDCPMIPNPDVMLVNRELSLLKFNERVMAMAENPSTPLLERLRYLCIVSSNLDEFFEIRISSLKEQIAQAPHTVRADGYTPTEAFACVQQATHELVDKQNQLLLNHVLPALMEEGIGLLRAPQWNEEQLQWAYDTFSREVKPLLTPIGLDPAHPFPRVYNKSLNFIISLAGEDAFGRTGSIAIVQAPRALPRLLKMPEHIAGIPHGYVLLTALISTFVEELFPGMDVKGCYQWRVTRNSDLFVDEEEITNLRQALQGELSQRNFGAAVRLEVDLSMPEKLAHFLQREFSLTSKDTYPVLGPVNLSRLSRLCDVPDRPDLVFSTYQAPIPAPFDHLEGPKDLFKAIAKQDQLLHHPYQSFQPVLSFLRAAALDPDVVAIKQTIYRTGEDSELMNLLMQAARAGKEVTVVVELMARFDEQTNINWAARLEEAGAHVSYGVVGYKTHAKMALVLRREQGDIRRYAHLGTGNYHPRTACLYTDFGLLTANQAIGADMEQVFSQLTGLGTRRNLQVLWQSPFNLHETMMAYIEQEIEHAKAGRKARVMAKMNSLLEPKIIHALYAASQAGVRVDLIVRGACALRPGVPGLSENIQVRSIVGRFLEHSRVFYFYNQGAEDLYISSADWMDRNFFRRVELGVPILDRRLKRRVINEAFRYALRDNQLAWKGLPNGSFARVRSRSGTVFNLHEHLMQELGQ from the coding sequence ATGACGACTTTAGAAGACTGCCCTATGATTCCTAACCCAGATGTAATGCTCGTTAACCGTGAGCTGTCTCTGTTGAAATTCAACGAGCGAGTGATGGCGATGGCGGAAAATCCCTCCACGCCATTATTAGAGCGCTTGCGCTATTTATGCATTGTTAGCTCTAACTTAGATGAATTCTTTGAGATCCGTATTTCCTCTCTCAAAGAGCAAATCGCTCAAGCGCCACATACTGTACGTGCCGATGGTTATACACCTACCGAAGCATTTGCTTGTGTGCAGCAGGCCACCCACGAACTGGTGGATAAGCAAAACCAACTACTTTTAAATCATGTTTTGCCAGCGCTAATGGAAGAGGGCATTGGTTTATTGCGTGCTCCACAATGGAATGAAGAGCAGTTGCAGTGGGCGTATGACACCTTCTCCCGAGAGGTAAAGCCACTGCTAACCCCAATTGGTTTAGATCCAGCTCACCCTTTTCCTCGGGTTTATAACAAAAGTTTAAATTTCATTATCTCTTTAGCTGGCGAGGATGCTTTTGGTCGTACTGGTTCGATTGCGATTGTACAAGCACCACGGGCCTTGCCTCGGTTATTGAAAATGCCGGAACACATTGCAGGCATTCCGCATGGCTATGTGTTGCTGACCGCGTTGATTAGCACCTTTGTCGAGGAGTTATTTCCTGGCATGGATGTCAAAGGCTGTTATCAATGGCGTGTGACACGCAATAGTGATCTGTTCGTGGACGAAGAGGAAATTACAAATTTACGCCAAGCCCTACAAGGCGAATTATCACAGCGTAATTTTGGGGCGGCCGTGCGCCTAGAGGTGGATTTATCCATGCCTGAAAAACTGGCGCATTTTTTGCAGCGTGAGTTTTCTCTAACAAGTAAGGACACCTACCCAGTCTTAGGGCCAGTGAACTTGTCACGCCTGTCTAGATTATGTGATGTGCCTGATCGTCCTGATTTGGTGTTTAGTACGTATCAGGCGCCCATACCGGCTCCATTTGATCATTTAGAGGGGCCTAAGGATTTATTTAAGGCAATCGCTAAACAAGATCAACTATTACATCATCCCTATCAGTCTTTTCAGCCTGTATTAAGCTTTTTACGAGCCGCAGCATTAGATCCTGATGTGGTGGCGATTAAGCAAACGATTTATCGCACAGGTGAAGACTCTGAGTTGATGAATTTGCTCATGCAGGCAGCAAGGGCCGGTAAAGAGGTGACGGTTGTTGTAGAACTCATGGCTCGTTTTGATGAGCAAACCAATATCAATTGGGCGGCTCGTCTCGAAGAGGCTGGGGCGCATGTCAGTTATGGTGTGGTGGGTTATAAGACGCACGCGAAGATGGCGTTGGTATTGCGCAGAGAACAGGGTGATATCCGTCGCTACGCGCACTTAGGAACGGGTAATTACCACCCGCGTACTGCTTGTTTATATACGGACTTTGGTTTGCTTACCGCCAATCAAGCGATTGGTGCTGACATGGAGCAGGTGTTTTCTCAGTTAACCGGTTTAGGCACCAGACGTAATTTGCAGGTGTTGTGGCAATCGCCTTTTAATCTGCATGAAACGATGATGGCGTATATTGAGCAGGAAATTGAGCATGCTAAAGCCGGACGTAAGGCGAGAGTGATGGCAAAGATGAACTCCTTGCTTGAGCCAAAAATTATTCATGCGCTTTATGCGGCTAGCCAAGCTGGGGTGCGTGTTGATTTGATCGTTCGGGGTGCTTGTGCATTACGACCTGGTGTTCCTGGCTTGTCTGAGAACATTCAGGTGCGGTCCATCGTAGGGCGCTTCCTAGAGCACTCGCGGGTATTCTATTTTTATAATCAGGGGGCCGAGGACCTATATATTTCCTCAGCAGACTGGATGGATAGAAACTTTTTCCGACGTGTAGAGCTAGGGGTGCCTATTTTAGATCGTCGTCTAAAACGTCGTGTGATTAATGAGGCATTTCGCTATGCCTTACGTGATAATCAACTGGCTTGGAAAGGCTTGCCTAATGGCAGTTTTGCTCGTGTTCGTAGTCGCAGTGGTACGGTATTTAATTTACATGAGCACTTAATGCAAGAGCTAGGGCAGTAA
- a CDS encoding GNAT family N-acetyltransferase encodes MLQTSVVSSLFSNHIWQSPQNDGLQLRLAKNKSDLKAVQRLRFTIFSEEMQAVFPQGHEGLDQDEYDAWCEHFMVLGGPKQKVIGTYRILFPEQAARLGHYYSESEFDLSPLGSIRHEMVEVGRSCIHPKYRNGSAIMLLWTGIANMMRVGGYRYLLGCASVSLRDDGVTAAKVWQEAQASMQAHPDVPRLTPHHRYPVEKMERNLPARIPPLIKGYLNLGAVLCGEPAWDPDFNTADFPVLLDITQLPMRYKKHFGLA; translated from the coding sequence ATGTTGCAAACATCCGTTGTTTCCTCTTTATTTTCTAATCATATTTGGCAAAGTCCTCAAAATGACGGACTGCAATTACGCCTAGCCAAAAATAAAAGTGACTTAAAAGCGGTGCAACGCTTGCGTTTCACTATTTTTAGTGAAGAGATGCAGGCGGTGTTTCCCCAAGGGCATGAAGGCTTAGATCAGGATGAGTACGATGCTTGGTGCGAGCATTTCATGGTGCTGGGCGGGCCTAAGCAAAAAGTCATTGGCACATATCGCATTCTTTTTCCAGAACAGGCTGCTCGATTAGGGCATTATTACTCAGAGTCTGAGTTTGACTTGAGTCCGTTGGGCTCTATTCGTCATGAAATGGTCGAGGTAGGGCGTTCGTGCATACACCCTAAGTATAGAAACGGTAGCGCCATCATGCTGCTGTGGACAGGGATTGCTAATATGATGCGTGTGGGTGGCTACCGCTATTTATTGGGCTGTGCGAGCGTGAGTTTGCGTGATGATGGGGTAACGGCGGCAAAAGTCTGGCAAGAGGCGCAGGCATCCATGCAGGCCCATCCGGATGTGCCGCGCCTTACGCCCCATCATCGTTATCCCGTGGAGAAGATGGAGCGTAATTTACCGGCCCGTATTCCACCGCTGATTAAGGGCTATTTAAATTTAGGCGCCGTGCTGTGTGGGGAGCCAGCATGGGACCCCGATTTTAATACGGCCGATTTCCCCGTGCTGCTCGATATTACTCAGTTACCTATGCGTTATAAAAAGCACTTTGGCTTAGCTTAA
- the folP gene encoding dihydropteroate synthase, which produces MKKTWLCGRFELSFERPLLMGIVNITPDSFSDGNHYLQTDAAIAHAKQLIKDGADILDIGAESTRPGAEPVALDEELRRLLPVIEGLRSLAVPISVDTFKPEVMRAVLDVGADIINDIAGFRDPLSVQAVSQSNCGLCVMHMQGEPRTMQQQPHYEDLYAEVRQFLADRVLALRTAGVNPQRIMLDPGLGFGKTVEHNYTLLRDLDKIQIDSYPWLIGLSRKSMIGHVVNRLPQHRLAGSLAGMLAAVSRGAAVLRVHDVAESADALKVWLAVEKGINNE; this is translated from the coding sequence ATGAAAAAAACATGGCTTTGCGGGCGCTTCGAATTAAGTTTCGAGCGCCCGTTATTGATGGGTATCGTCAACATCACGCCCGACTCATTTTCTGACGGTAATCACTATTTGCAGACGGATGCCGCCATAGCGCATGCCAAGCAATTAATAAAAGACGGTGCTGATATTTTAGATATCGGTGCAGAGTCCACGCGACCTGGGGCTGAGCCCGTGGCATTGGACGAGGAACTACGACGCTTGTTGCCCGTCATAGAGGGGCTGCGAAGTTTAGCTGTTCCTATCTCGGTAGATACGTTTAAACCTGAGGTAATGCGTGCAGTGCTTGATGTAGGCGCTGACATTATTAATGATATAGCGGGATTTAGAGATCCGTTATCTGTGCAGGCCGTGTCTCAATCAAACTGCGGACTTTGTGTGATGCATATGCAAGGAGAGCCCCGTACTATGCAGCAGCAGCCGCACTATGAAGATCTTTATGCAGAGGTGCGGCAGTTTTTAGCGGATAGAGTGCTTGCGTTACGTACCGCGGGGGTGAATCCACAACGAATTATGTTAGATCCAGGCTTAGGTTTTGGTAAAACGGTAGAACATAATTACACCCTTTTACGTGACTTGGATAAAATTCAGATAGACTCGTATCCGTGGTTAATTGGCCTGTCCCGTAAATCCATGATAGGTCATGTCGTTAATCGGTTACCACAGCACCGTTTAGCAGGCAGTTTGGCGGGTATGTTGGCGGCTGTGTCACGTGGTGCTGCCGTATTACGTGTACATGATGTGGCCGAGTCAGCAGATGCCTTAAAGGTTTGGTTAGCCGTAGAAAAAGGAATAAATAATGAGTGA
- a CDS encoding YhbY family RNA-binding protein: MPTLTITTQLRNQLRAAAHALRPVVLIGDNGLTEAVLKEINVHLTVHQLIKIRVAGDDREARKAIYDQICSELSAEPIHHIGKILTVYRQNPERPSVLMDESENTRAVRKPSEPYTPKKLAAAGLKKTKSGKVRPNR; the protein is encoded by the coding sequence ATGCCTACATTAACTATTACTACTCAGCTACGTAATCAATTACGTGCCGCAGCACACGCCTTACGTCCAGTCGTACTGATTGGAGACAATGGTCTCACTGAAGCAGTGCTTAAAGAAATCAATGTGCACTTAACTGTGCATCAATTGATTAAGATTCGTGTCGCCGGCGATGACCGCGAGGCACGTAAAGCTATTTACGATCAAATTTGCTCTGAATTATCTGCAGAGCCTATTCATCACATTGGTAAGATCCTAACAGTTTACCGCCAAAACCCCGAGCGCCCTTCAGTTTTAATGGATGAAAGCGAAAATACTCGTGCCGTGCGTAAACCCTCAGAACCTTACACACCTAAAAAACTTGCTGCAGCAGGTCTAAAAAAGACAAAATCCGGTAAGGTTCGCCCCAACCGCTAA
- the ftsH gene encoding ATP-dependent zinc metalloprotease FtsH, translated as MNNSFSKVAVWMVIALVLFTVFKQFDGRPAASDGVTYTQFMDDARSGRISKVDIQGDTLYVTPDSGRTYSLTSPGDLWMVPELVKSGVQVSGKAREEPSFLTSIFISWFPMILLIGVWVFFMRQMQGGGKGGAFSFGKSRARMLDENTNPITFADVAGCDEAKEDVQELVDFLRDPTRFQRLGGRIPRGVLMVGPPGTGKTLLARAIAGEAKVPFFSISGSDFVEMFVGVGAARVRDMFENAKKQSPCIIFIDEIDAVGRQRGAGLGGGNDEREQTLNQLLVEMDGFEKGQGVIVIAATNRPDVLDPALLRPGRFDRQVMVSLPDIRGREQILHVHMRKVPLAQNVDAQILARGTPGFSGADLANLVNEAALFAARRNGRTVDMQDFEKAKDKIIMGAERRSMIMPEEERRNTAYHESGHALVARLLPKTDPVHKVTIIPRGRALGVTMQLPEGDRYSMDKAHLLNMIAVLFGGRIAEEVFMNQMTTGASNDFERATQIARDIVTRYGMTDSLGPVVYAENEGEVFLGRSVTKTTNISEATMQKVDQEVRKIIDEQYGIARKLIEDNRDKMEAMTKALLEWETIDADQINDIMEGRAPRPPKDFSDNAPSDKSDKTPPTDGVKAEQEVAEVKAVDENKPSDDKPATTPV; from the coding sequence TTGAACAACTCATTTTCCAAAGTCGCAGTTTGGATGGTCATCGCGCTAGTCCTGTTTACTGTGTTTAAACAGTTTGACGGGCGTCCGGCGGCCTCTGACGGTGTGACTTACACCCAGTTTATGGATGATGCGCGCTCTGGTCGCATCTCTAAGGTTGATATTCAAGGCGATACGCTCTATGTAACGCCAGACTCAGGTCGTACGTATTCGTTGACCTCTCCAGGCGATCTCTGGATGGTACCAGAGCTCGTTAAATCGGGGGTTCAGGTCTCAGGAAAGGCCCGAGAGGAACCGTCCTTTTTGACCAGTATTTTCATTTCCTGGTTCCCCATGATTCTATTGATTGGGGTGTGGGTCTTCTTTATGCGTCAAATGCAGGGCGGCGGTAAAGGCGGGGCGTTTAGCTTCGGTAAATCCCGTGCTCGCATGCTGGATGAAAACACCAATCCCATTACGTTTGCTGATGTGGCTGGGTGTGATGAGGCCAAAGAGGATGTCCAAGAACTCGTTGATTTCTTGCGTGATCCTACCCGATTCCAACGTTTAGGTGGTCGTATCCCCCGTGGTGTATTGATGGTGGGGCCTCCCGGTACTGGTAAAACCTTATTAGCGCGTGCGATTGCAGGCGAGGCCAAGGTTCCATTCTTCAGTATCTCTGGTTCTGATTTTGTGGAAATGTTTGTTGGTGTAGGGGCTGCACGTGTACGTGATATGTTCGAAAATGCCAAAAAACAATCCCCTTGCATTATCTTCATTGATGAAATTGATGCGGTAGGTCGACAGCGTGGTGCTGGTTTAGGCGGCGGTAATGACGAACGCGAACAGACATTAAACCAATTACTGGTTGAAATGGATGGCTTTGAAAAAGGCCAAGGCGTGATTGTTATTGCAGCAACAAACCGTCCTGATGTGTTAGATCCTGCTTTATTGCGTCCAGGTCGATTTGACCGTCAGGTGATGGTGTCATTACCTGATATTCGTGGTCGTGAGCAGATCTTGCATGTGCATATGCGAAAAGTGCCTTTAGCACAAAACGTAGATGCTCAAATCTTAGCTCGTGGTACACCAGGGTTTTCTGGTGCTGACTTGGCGAACTTGGTGAACGAAGCCGCGTTATTTGCTGCACGCCGTAATGGTCGTACGGTAGATATGCAGGATTTCGAAAAAGCCAAAGACAAGATCATCATGGGTGCAGAGCGTCGCTCTATGATTATGCCCGAAGAGGAACGCCGCAATACGGCATACCACGAATCGGGTCATGCTTTAGTGGCTCGCTTGTTACCTAAAACAGATCCCGTCCATAAAGTCACTATTATTCCTCGTGGGCGTGCGCTGGGTGTCACCATGCAGTTGCCAGAGGGTGATCGTTACAGCATGGATAAAGCCCACTTGTTGAATATGATTGCCGTCTTGTTTGGTGGACGTATTGCCGAAGAAGTCTTCATGAATCAAATGACCACAGGTGCTTCCAATGACTTCGAGCGTGCTACACAAATTGCTCGTGATATTGTGACTCGTTACGGTATGACAGACTCCTTAGGGCCTGTGGTATATGCGGAAAACGAGGGCGAGGTTTTCTTAGGCCGCAGCGTGACTAAGACCACAAATATCTCCGAGGCTACGATGCAAAAAGTAGACCAAGAGGTACGCAAGATCATCGACGAACAATACGGTATTGCACGTAAACTCATCGAAGATAACCGCGACAAAATGGAAGCCATGACCAAAGCATTGCTTGAGTGGGAAACCATTGACGCGGATCAGATAAATGACATCATGGAAGGCCGTGCACCTCGTCCTCCTAAAGATTTCTCTGATAATGCTCCTTCGGATAAATCAGATAAAACGCCCCCTACTGATGGGGTAAAAGCAGAACAAGAGGTAGCTGAAGTCAAAGCGGTAGATGAAAACAAACCGTCTGATGACAAACCTGCGACAACTCCTGTGTAA
- a CDS encoding Ppx/GppA phosphatase family protein gives MDQLLAAVDLGSNSFRLSIGRVEQHNGHAQIYAIDRLNESVRLAAQMGPDKRIHPDAVKRAITILQRFNERIQGFHPNRVRAVATNTFRVASNRDEILPIAEEALGFPIEIISGYEEARLIYAGVNNELPPSSSRRLMVDIGGGSTEIIIGRNTQPQLLSSLPMGCVSYTDRFFSTGLITDNRMNQAILAARREIEVIAHQYRKTGWQQAFGSSGTAKGIEAILLANGFAKRGITLDGMNKLRKKLVRDKRVIVEDLPGIKPHRIPVLAAGLAIMIAIFEELKIKTMQRGEGALRMGVLYDLLGRDSDRDKREETVLQLSKRYHIDVKQALRVKQAALQLFSQLGLKVSPETEELEKALGWAAELHEVGLSIAHSDYHKHTAYVLGHADMPGFSKDDQSLLAFLSLGQQGKLDKLKNLSSNRHEWLTLLCLRLSAMLMRRREDLEPLPLRVQVDKTGATIFADKQWIAARPLSEFSLRTEQSEWAKADFSVKLVYKNDLIA, from the coding sequence ATGGACCAATTACTTGCCGCCGTTGACTTAGGCTCTAATAGCTTTCGTCTATCCATCGGGCGGGTGGAACAACACAATGGCCATGCTCAAATCTATGCCATTGACCGCCTAAATGAGTCCGTTCGTTTAGCGGCACAAATGGGCCCCGATAAGCGCATTCATCCCGATGCGGTTAAACGAGCCATTACTATTTTGCAACGTTTTAATGAGCGCATCCAAGGCTTTCACCCCAATCGTGTACGCGCAGTAGCCACTAACACCTTTAGAGTGGCAAGTAACCGTGATGAAATCCTACCTATCGCCGAAGAAGCCCTTGGTTTCCCTATAGAAATCATCTCCGGCTACGAGGAAGCCCGTCTGATTTACGCTGGAGTGAACAATGAGTTACCTCCGTCGTCGTCTCGTCGACTCATGGTAGATATAGGGGGTGGATCAACAGAAATCATTATTGGTCGCAATACCCAACCTCAATTACTGTCCTCTTTACCCATGGGCTGTGTGAGCTATACCGATCGCTTTTTTAGCACGGGTCTTATTACCGACAACCGTATGAATCAAGCGATTTTGGCAGCAAGACGTGAAATCGAAGTCATTGCACACCAATACCGAAAAACCGGATGGCAACAAGCCTTTGGCTCATCTGGAACCGCAAAAGGCATAGAAGCTATTTTACTTGCCAATGGGTTTGCCAAACGCGGGATTACCCTCGATGGCATGAACAAATTACGCAAAAAATTAGTACGAGATAAGCGTGTCATTGTCGAGGATCTGCCTGGCATTAAGCCACATCGTATTCCCGTGCTGGCTGCAGGTTTAGCGATTATGATTGCGATTTTTGAAGAACTTAAAATCAAAACCATGCAACGAGGCGAAGGCGCCTTACGTATGGGGGTTTTATATGATTTATTAGGCCGCGACTCAGATCGAGATAAACGCGAAGAAACCGTACTGCAGCTCAGCAAGCGCTATCACATAGACGTCAAACAAGCCCTACGGGTTAAACAAGCCGCCCTACAGTTATTTAGTCAGCTAGGGTTAAAAGTCAGCCCTGAAACAGAAGAACTAGAAAAAGCCTTAGGATGGGCCGCAGAGCTACACGAGGTGGGACTTTCTATTGCCCATAGTGATTATCACAAACACACCGCCTATGTGTTAGGCCATGCGGATATGCCTGGTTTCTCTAAAGATGACCAATCGCTCTTGGCTTTTTTATCATTGGGCCAACAAGGCAAACTAGACAAGCTTAAAAATCTTTCATCGAATCGACATGAATGGCTTACCTTACTCTGCTTACGCCTAAGCGCTATGCTTATGCGTCGTCGAGAGGACTTAGAGCCCTTACCTTTGCGCGTCCAAGTCGACAAAACAGGGGCAACGATCTTTGCAGATAAGCAATGGATTGCAGCGCGCCCCTTGTCTGAGTTTTCATTACGGACCGAACAAAGCGAATGGGCCAAAGCAGACTTCAGCGTTAAGCTCGTCTATAAAAACGACCTCATTGCGTAA